In Rosa chinensis cultivar Old Blush chromosome 1, RchiOBHm-V2, whole genome shotgun sequence, a genomic segment contains:
- the LOC112182133 gene encoding DELLA protein GAI1, whose product MRAAGARFIQFSSQKYADDSIPKHVLGCAPIGLSDQEVKEVELAHLLLAFADKVGKQQYDRARKLQNLCHFLSSSTGNTVQRVVYYFSKALRERTDRETGRNTSKGSESKDLLAMHLENTIACCPAFFACFLKLPFYQVTQFAGIQAIVESVASAKRVHFIDLEIRSGGHCIVLMQALASRCEQPIEMLKVTAVGSGTASRQKLEDTGKRLAQFAEALHLPFSFKIATVTDINNLNEDGFESEDGEATAVYCCLMRSSMRTLPDCLESAITELRKLNPCLMVITEIEANLYSPVFEDRFNAAVFYYSAYFDCLDVCMDNSSPYRRELEETFLAQQITNIIASEEERKFRHMKIDVWRSLFAKFGMVEAELSLSSLYQADLTAKQFACGKSCTLDMNGKCLTIGWKGTTILSLSSWKFHAA is encoded by the coding sequence AGGTTGAGCTTGCACACCTTCTTTTAGCTTTTGCAGATAAGGTTGGAAAGCAACAATATGATAGGGCGAGAAAACTGCAGAATCTATGCCATTTCCTATCTTCCAGCACTGGAAATACTGTTCAGAGAgttgtttattatttttctaaaGCTCTTCGAGAAAGGACAGATAGGGAAACTGGGAGAAACACGTCTAAGGGCTCAGAAAGTAAGGATTTACTTGCAATGCATTTAGAAAACACAATTGCTTGTTGTCCTGCTTTCTTTGCTTGTTTCCTCAAACTTCCCTTCTATCAAGTAACTCAGTTTGCCGGGATCCAAGCAATTGTGGAAAGTGTAGCATCGGCCAAAAGAGTTCATTTCATTGACCTTGAGATCAGAAGTGGGGGGCACTGCATAGTGTTGATGCAAGCTCTTGCGTCAAGATGTGAACAACCAATTGAGATGCTAAAAGTTACTGCAGTTGGAAGTGGAACTGCATCAAGACAAAAGCTAGAGGACACCGGCAAAAGGTTGGCTCAGTTTGCTGAGGCATTACATTTGCCCTTTTCATTTAAAATAGCAACGGTTACAGACATCAACAACCTCAATGAAGATGGATTCGAGTCTGAGGATGGTGAAGCAACTGCAGTCTACTGTTGTCTAATGCGAAGCAGCATGAGGACCCTACCTGATTGCTTGGAATCTGCAATAACAGAGCTCAGAAAGCTCAATCCATGTCTAATGGTGATCACAGAAATCGAAGCAAATCTCTATTCACCAGTTTTTGAAGACCGTTTCAATGCAGCGGTCTTCTACTATAGTGCTTATTTTGATTGCCTTGATGTCTGTATGGATAATTCCAGTCCATACAGGAGGGAATTGGAAGAGACTTTTTTGGCGCAACAGATTACAAATATTATAGCAAGTGAAGAAGAGAGGAAATTCAGGCACATGAAGATTGATGTTTGGAGGAGTTTGTTTGCAAAGTTTGGAATGGTGGAAGCGGAGCTTAGCTTGTCATCGTTGTACCAAGCAGACCTTACTGCTAAGCAATTTGCATGTGGGAAATCATGCACATTGGATATGAATGGGAAATGCCTCACCATTGGATGGAAAGGAACAacaattctctctctttcttcttggaAGTTCCATGCAGCCTAA